In Sporosarcina psychrophila, a genomic segment contains:
- a CDS encoding NAD(P)-dependent oxidoreductase, with product MKIIIFGASGKTGKLLVEQALSDNHRVTAFVRNPSNLNISNPNLVIVQGDATDASDVKKAILGHDAVISTLGTNTGLRKTTILHEMTQNIAQGMKEQQVSRIAYMASAGIDKEIPGVIGKITIKLLGNVLDDHHNAVAVLKDNNLQWTIARPLGLNDKPFTGTYRKEAIGVPKGGRAISRADVADFLYQAIVNEEFIHQSVALSD from the coding sequence ATGAAAATCATCATTTTTGGAGCTTCTGGAAAAACAGGGAAGTTGCTTGTTGAGCAAGCGCTTTCTGACAACCATAGGGTCACAGCATTCGTAAGAAACCCAAGTAACTTAAACATTTCCAATCCGAACCTTGTGATTGTACAGGGGGATGCAACAGATGCATCTGATGTAAAAAAAGCTATTCTTGGGCATGATGCAGTTATTTCAACACTTGGAACGAACACTGGATTACGAAAAACGACAATACTTCATGAAATGACGCAAAACATCGCTCAAGGTATGAAGGAACAGCAAGTGTCGCGGATCGCTTACATGGCTTCGGCAGGAATCGACAAGGAAATACCAGGTGTTATCGGGAAAATTACGATAAAATTGCTTGGAAATGTGCTAGACGATCATCATAATGCAGTGGCTGTGTTAAAAGATAATAATTTACAATGGACGATTGCAAGACCCCTAGGACTCAACGACAAACCGTTTACAGGGACATATCGTAAAGAAGCGATTGGGGTTCCTAAAGGCGGCCGTGCAATTTCTCGTGCGGATGTCGCCGACTTCTTATACCAGGCCATTGTCAATGAAGAATTTATCCATCAGTCTGTTGCTTTGAGCGACTAG